The genomic stretch GCGATCATCGGCACGTCGAGGCGGCAGCCGACGCAGCGGAAAGCGTCGGCTGCCGGCTCTCGGTCATGATGGAGGTTCTTGCGTCGTTGCGGCCTCTCCCGGGCCGGGTTCCTCCTGGGCATGTCACAGGTCGCCGAACGCCTCGAGGGGGAACGGCGGCTGCGCGAGCGGGCGTACCGCCATGCGCATGAGGATGAGCTGGTTGTCGTCCCCGCAGATGGGGTTGGACGTCAGCTCACCGCAACGGGTGCAACGATGAATGATCATCCAGTCGCCGGTGCGGAGGACCGCGATCGAGATCGGGATCATCCGGGACCGGCAGTCCGACGGGCCGCCTTCCACGCGGTCAACCGTGTGCTGTGAGTGCAGGCAGCTCGGGCAGTGGTTGCGGCGGGTGCCGTCAGGTGCGGTCGCGGTCACGGTCAGGCCGCAGCGTACGCATGGGAAGGTCTCGGTGTTGACGATGGAACGTGGTTTGCCGTTGGCAGACAACGCGGGTACTCCTTGCCGAAATGGGTTGGTAAGGCAGCAAGGAAGTGCGCCTGGGCGAGCCACGCGATGGACGCGGGCACGCCGATGCCGCGGGCGGTCCGGCCCCGGTCAGAACGATCTCAGGTGTCGTGAGTCAGAGACAGGAGTCGCCGGCAGCACATCGAGGCGCACGTGGCGCGGTGCCAGACATAAACCCACTCCCTCCACGGCGGCGTGAACCGCCGATTCGACTCGGCCTCGTGCGAGGGTAATGGGGCTCTGCGGCGCACCGCCAATGGTTTTCCTGCCGACGAACCCGCTTCGACGCTAGCTAATGTCCTGGACGGCGTCCCCAGGAATGCGGCCGAGAGCTCGCAGGAGCACGCCAAGCGAGTCCTCTGGAGCCTGCCCGGCGGTGTCTATGACGATGCGCTCCCGGTCCCACGGTTCGTAGTCGCGGTCGATGATCTGCTGCCAGTCGGGCAGGTGGTGGCCGGGAATGTCGGTCGACCGCGAGGTCGCACGGTGCCGGTGCTCGATCGGGTCCGAGCAGATCACTTCCACCTCTGCGGTCGGTACACCCGCCTCGGCCCCCACTTCTCGCCAGGCGTCACGGGTGATCTCCACAGGATTCACGGACTCCGCGATCACGGTGAGTCCGCCGCGAAGATGGTCCCCGGCCAAGGCGTAACCCACGATGTAGCCGGCGGGGCCGAGGAGCCGGCGAGCCAGGCCGGACCGGATGATCGCCTGCTCAATGGTGTCGATGCGCAGATGGACTCCGCCTATGTGCTGGGCGAGGAGACGGGCGAGCGTGGTCTTTCCCGTCGCGGGCAAGCCCCCGATGACGATGAGCATGCGGTCAATACTGTCCCGACGAGCCGTGGAGGCGGCACTGGAGATCCACCGAATAAGGTTCTAGATTCGGACTCATGGGTATCGGGCTGACCGAGGAACACCTGGCGTTGGCCGCCTCCGTGCGGGGGCTGGCGAAGCGGACCGACGAGCACGCGGCCCTGGCCGGGCAAGGGCTGCTGGGACTGCATCTGTCCGAGAAGTGCGGCGGGCAGGGGTATGGGCTGCTGGAGTTGTGCGTCGCGCTGGAGGTGCTGGGTGAGCTGCGCGTCCCAGGTCCCTACCTGCCGACGGTCGTGGTGTCGGCGGTCCTCGCGCGCTCGGCCGGCCGGCACGATGACCTGATCAGGGCACTCGCCGGCGGCTCGACGACCGCGGCCGTCGCCCTCCCGGCGGACGGCCTGGGCAGCGGGGGCGGGGCGACGGCGCTGGGGGCGCGGGACGCGGACCTCTTTCTCCTACCGGTGGGTGATGGCGACTGGGCGGTGGTGGGCCGCGAAGACGTCCTCGCCGAGCCCGCCGACGGCATCGATCTCGACCGGGTCCTCTGCTCCGTGACGCCGCGCCGGCCCGTGCCCGCCGACCGGGTGCTCACCGGCGCGCCGGTACGGGAGATCGCCGCGGTGCTGCTGGGAGCGGATGCGTGCGGGGTCGCGGCGTGGGCCGTGGCGACGGCGGCCGACTACGCGAAGGTACGCGAGCAGTTCGGCCGGCCGATCGGGCAGTTCCAGGGCGTCAAGCACCGGGCGGCGGCCGCGCGCGTGGCGTTGGAGCAGGCTCGTGCCGCGGTATGGGACGCCGCCAGGGCCTTGGACGCCGTCGCCATGCCATCCGTCGCCATGCCATCCGCCGCCATCGGCCGGCCGTCCGCCGGCATCGGTGAGCCGACCGTTGGGGATGGCATCGGCCTCTGTGACGAGACGCGGCTGGCGGTCGGGGTGGCGGCGGTGCTCGGGCCCGATGCGGCCGTGCGGTGTGCGGCGGACATGATCCAAGTTCTCGGCAGCATCGGGTACACCTTCGAGCACGACGCCCACCGCTATTACCGCCGCGCCCTGTCCGACCGCATGCTGGCCGGCGACCCCGGTCCCTGGGCCGAGGAGGTGGCCGGGCTGGCCGTGGCTGGCACGCGGCGCGCGATGGAGCCGGATCTCCCGGAGGAGGCCGCCGCCGTCAGGGACACGATCAGGGCGGAGGCGGAGTCGCTGCGGGCGGAGGAGCCGGCGGTCAGGCGGGCCCGGTTCGCACGGGAGGGCTGGATCATGCCGTACCTGCCGAGGCCCTGGGGCAGGGACGCCTCTCCGCTCGAGCAGGTGATCATCCACCAGGAGTTCCGCGACCTCAAGCGCCCGAACCTGGGCATCGCGGCCTGGGCGGTCCCGTCCATCGTCCGGTACGGCACGCGTGAGCAGCAGGAACGTTTCCTGCCGGGCACGCTCGCCGGCGAGATCGTGTGGTGCCAGCTGTTCAGCGAGCCGGGAGCCGGCTCCGACCTGGCCGGGTTGTCGGCGAAGGCCACGAAGGTGGAGGGCGGCTGGTCGCTGACCGGGCAGAAGATCTGGACGTCGCTCGCGCAGTACGCCCACTGGGGCATCTGCCTCGCCCGCACCGCTCCGGAGCGGCCGAAGCACGACGGGATCTCGTACTTCCTGGTGGACATGTCCTCCCCCGGGGTCGCCGTCAGGCCGCTCAAGGAGATCAACGGCGAGGAGATCTTCAACGAGGTGTTCCTCGACGACGTCTTCGTGCCGGACGACCTGGTCGTCGGCGCGGTGAACGAGGGCTGGCGGGTGGCCAGGGACACGCTGTCTCACGAGCGCGTCGCGCTCGGCGATTCCTGGGGGCCCGGCTCGCAGCACACCGACATGGTCAAGCTGATCGCCCGGCTGCCCACGCTCCGGCAGGCGCAGCGTGAGCAGGCGGGACGCCTGTGGGCGGAAGGCCAGGCCATCTCGGCGCTGGGCCTGCGCGTGACGCTGTCGAAGTTGTCCGGCGCCGACCCCGGGGCGGCCTCCAGCGTCCGCAAGCTGCTCGGCATGCGGCACGCGCAGGCGATCTCGGAGTTCTGCTGGTCGCTGGCCCCGGCGGACCCGTACTGGAACCGCATGATCCTCACCACCCGCGCGTTCACGATCGGCGGTGGGACGACGGAGGTGCAGCTCAACATCATCGCCGAACGGGTGCTGGGACTGCCGCGGGATCCCTGATCAGGGTTTGGGGTAGTACGGGGCCGCCAGGTGCGCGTACACGATCGTGTTGTCCTGGTAGCTGTGTGCCTGGCGGTCGAACGCCCCGCCGCAGGTCACCAGTCGCAGGCCCGGATAGCGGAGCTCGGCGTAGACCTTCTTGGCGGGGAAGCGTGTTTTCGGCGTGTGTTCGACCTTGTCGACGACGAAGACGGCAACCGAGCGGTCGGCCCGCAGCACCTGGATCTGGTCGCCGCGCTTGACGTCCTTGAGGCGGGCGAAGACGGCGGGGCCGCTCCTGGTGTCGAGGTGTCCGGTGATCACGGCGGCGCCGCGCTGGCCGGGCACGGGGCCGTAGCGGTACCAGCCGGCGAGGTTCGGGGCGTCGAGCGGCGGGTTCTGGATGGCGCCGCTCGCGTCCAGGCCCAGCTCCGTCAGCGGCGCGGCGACGCCGATGGACGGGATGTAGACGCCTGTGGGGCGGGCGGGCTCCATGGGCTCGGCCATCTTGGAGAGTGGCACGCCCGTGACCGGCGCCGGGCGTACGGTCGCGACCGGCGCCGCCTCGGGTTCGCCGCCCACGATGCCGCTCAGCCCGAACCAGATCAGCAGCGCCCCGGCCAGGGTGATGACGCCCGCGAGGAGCAGGATCAGTCGATGCCCGCGAGCAGCCGGTTTGTCGGCCACGCTAGGCGACGACATCCTTGCGGCGCCGTACCGCGAACCCGGCCAGGCCGGCCCCGGTCAGCAGCGCGGCGCCGCCCAGCGCGAACGGCCACACCGCACCGTCCTCCGCGATCCCGCCACCGCCGGTCTCCGGATGCCCCTTCGGCACCTTGTGCTCCCGTTCACCGGCAGGCCGCCACTCGTCCTCATTCGCGTCAGGCCCCGGCTGAGGGGGCCAGGGCTCCTCCTCCGGAGGCGGCGCGCTCGAGCCGGGGTCTTCGGGCGGTGCGGTGTCCTCCGGTGCGGATTCGTCGCAGAGGATCGGCAGCGGAAGGAGACAGGTGGGGATCACGTCCGGCAGCTCAGGGCCGGACTGTGCGGAGGCGGTGCCGATGCCCGCCGCCAGGCTCACTCCTGCGACCATGAATGCCGTTACCGCTCCCGCTGCTGCGAGACGTCGCGCTCTTGCCATGAAGGCTCCCGAATTCGTCGGCTGTCGCCCCCGATGCACCAGAGAGCCTTGCGAACTATTGGACCCAGAGTCAAGTAATGTGACCGAAGCGCAACAGGCAGATACGGAGTGTTTGGGTAGCCGCTGGCGTGGCAGAAGTATTCCTCTAGGGGGACAAAAGCCATGAGTCAACCACAACAGCCCGAACTTCGTAGATCAGGCAAAGCGGCTACCGACTCCACATCCGCCCACGCCATACCTGAGACGAAGAGCGGCGCCAAGCGGCGGGCCACCCGCCCGCACGGGACCGACAAGGGCGGCAAAGGCGGCGGCAAGGGCGGCGGAGTGCCTCCCGGCCAGCGGTCGCCGTATCCGGAGTGAGGCCAAAGGTGAAGGGAAGCCTGCAGTTCATCGGCAACGCCACCACGCTGATCCGCTACAACGGCTTCACGCTGCTGACGGATCCGAACTTCCTGCATCGGGGGCAGCGGGCGTACCTCGGGTACGGCCTGAGCTCGCGCCGTCTCACCGACCCCGCCGTGGAGATCGAGGACCTGCCGACGCTCGACGCGGTGGTGTTGTCCCACATGCACGGCGACCACTGGGACCGGGTCGCCCGACGTGGCATCGACAAGGACACGCCGATCATCACCACCACCACGGCGGCCCGTAAGCTGCGCTGGCGCGGCTTCCGCAGCAGCGTGGGCCTGGAGGAGTGGCAGGAGCACAAGCTCCGCGGCTCCGGAGGCATCGTCAAGATCACGGCCCTGCCCGCCAGGCACGCGCCCGGCGCGGCCGAGGCGCTGCTGCCTCCGGTGATCGGCACGATGGTGGAGTTCTGCAACCGGGACGAGCGCGTCGAGCTGCGCCTGCACATCAGCGGCGACACCCTGCTCGACCGCCGCCTGGACGCGATCCCGCGCCGCTTCCCCGAGATCGACCTGGCCATCGTGCACCTGGGCGGCACGAAGCTGGGCACGCTGATGGTCACCATGGACGGCGAGCAGGGCGCCTCGTGGGTGGACGTCATCAATCCGAGCACGGTCGTGCCGGTGCACTACGACGACTATGCCGCCTTCAGCTCACCGCTGGACGACTTCCGGCGGCACATCGAGCAGGCCGGGCTGGCCGACCGGGTCGTCTACCTGGAACGAGGTGAAACCCGGGAGCTCGCCCCGCACCGGCTCATCCGCCACTGATCATGCTGCCGGAGGACTAGTCGGCGTTCCTGGCGCGGCTCGGCTGGACGCGCATCGGCTCCCCCGGCATCTTCGGGTAGTTGGGCGGATAAGGCATGTCGCCGCGCTCGTCCTTGGCGTACAGCTCCAGCAAGGGCTCGATCGAGTATGCCTGGTCGTCGATGGCCGCGTGCACGTCGCCCACCTCGGCGAAGCGGGCCGGCACCGTGCGGATGTCGAAGTCCCGCGGGTCGGCGTCCGTCAGCTCGTCCCAGGTCAGCGGTGTCGACACGGGCGCGTGCGGCTGGGCCCTGATGGAGTAGGCGCTGACCACCGTGCGGTCGCGGGCGTTCTGGTTGAAGTCGATGAAGACCCGCTGCCCGCGCTCCTCCTTCCACCACGCCGTGGTCACCAGGCTCGGGTCCCGCTCTTCCACGGCCCTGGCCAGGGCGATGCCGGCGTGGCGGACCTCGATGAAGTCCCAGCGCGGCTCGATGCGCACCGCGATGTGGGCGCCCCGGTTGCCCGACGTCTTCACGAAGCCGGTCATCCCCAGCTCGCCCAGCACCTCCTTGGTCAGGAACGCGGCCTTGCGCGCGGCGTCGAAGTCCAGGCCGGGCTGCGGGTCCAGGTCGATGCGGAGCTCGTCGGGGTGCTCGACGTCAGAGGCCCGCACCTGCCAGGGGTGGAAATCGATGGTGCCGAGGTTGGCGCAGTAGGCGATGGCGGCCACCTCGGTGACCCGCAGGGACTGTGCCGTGCGGCCGCTCGGGAACGTGACGGTGACCGACTGGAGCCAGTCGGGATGTTTGGGCGGCATGCGCTTCTGGTAGATGGCCTCGGTCTGCACGCCGTCGGGGTGGCGCTTGAGGTTGGTCGGCCGGTCCCTGAGCGCCCGCAGCGCGCCCTCGCCGACGCTCACGTAGTACTCCACCAGGTCGCGCTTCGTTGCGCCGATCTCT from Nonomuraea polychroma encodes the following:
- a CDS encoding RNHCP domain-containing protein; protein product: MSANGKPRSIVNTETFPCVRCGLTVTATAPDGTRRNHCPSCLHSQHTVDRVEGGPSDCRSRMIPISIAVLRTGDWMIIHRCTRCGELTSNPICGDDNQLILMRMAVRPLAQPPFPLEAFGDL
- a CDS encoding AAA family ATPase → MLIVIGGLPATGKTTLARLLAQHIGGVHLRIDTIEQAIIRSGLARRLLGPAGYIVGYALAGDHLRGGLTVIAESVNPVEITRDAWREVGAEAGVPTAEVEVICSDPIEHRHRATSRSTDIPGHHLPDWQQIIDRDYEPWDRERIVIDTAGQAPEDSLGVLLRALGRIPGDAVQDIS
- a CDS encoding acyl-CoA dehydrogenase; translation: MGIGLTEEHLALAASVRGLAKRTDEHAALAGQGLLGLHLSEKCGGQGYGLLELCVALEVLGELRVPGPYLPTVVVSAVLARSAGRHDDLIRALAGGSTTAAVALPADGLGSGGGATALGARDADLFLLPVGDGDWAVVGREDVLAEPADGIDLDRVLCSVTPRRPVPADRVLTGAPVREIAAVLLGADACGVAAWAVATAADYAKVREQFGRPIGQFQGVKHRAAAARVALEQARAAVWDAARALDAVAMPSVAMPSAAIGRPSAGIGEPTVGDGIGLCDETRLAVGVAAVLGPDAAVRCAADMIQVLGSIGYTFEHDAHRYYRRALSDRMLAGDPGPWAEEVAGLAVAGTRRAMEPDLPEEAAAVRDTIRAEAESLRAEEPAVRRARFAREGWIMPYLPRPWGRDASPLEQVIIHQEFRDLKRPNLGIAAWAVPSIVRYGTREQQERFLPGTLAGEIVWCQLFSEPGAGSDLAGLSAKATKVEGGWSLTGQKIWTSLAQYAHWGICLARTAPERPKHDGISYFLVDMSSPGVAVRPLKEINGEEIFNEVFLDDVFVPDDLVVGAVNEGWRVARDTLSHERVALGDSWGPGSQHTDMVKLIARLPTLRQAQREQAGRLWAEGQAISALGLRVTLSKLSGADPGAASSVRKLLGMRHAQAISEFCWSLAPADPYWNRMILTTRAFTIGGGTTEVQLNIIAERVLGLPRDP
- a CDS encoding class F sortase, translated to MADKPAARGHRLILLLAGVITLAGALLIWFGLSGIVGGEPEAAPVATVRPAPVTGVPLSKMAEPMEPARPTGVYIPSIGVAAPLTELGLDASGAIQNPPLDAPNLAGWYRYGPVPGQRGAAVITGHLDTRSGPAVFARLKDVKRGDQIQVLRADRSVAVFVVDKVEHTPKTRFPAKKVYAELRYPGLRLVTCGGAFDRQAHSYQDNTIVYAHLAAPYYPKP
- a CDS encoding MBL fold metallo-hydrolase, with amino-acid sequence MKGSLQFIGNATTLIRYNGFTLLTDPNFLHRGQRAYLGYGLSSRRLTDPAVEIEDLPTLDAVVLSHMHGDHWDRVARRGIDKDTPIITTTTAARKLRWRGFRSSVGLEEWQEHKLRGSGGIVKITALPARHAPGAAEALLPPVIGTMVEFCNRDERVELRLHISGDTLLDRRLDAIPRRFPEIDLAIVHLGGTKLGTLMVTMDGEQGASWVDVINPSTVVPVHYDDYAAFSSPLDDFRRHIEQAGLADRVVYLERGETRELAPHRLIRH
- the ligD gene encoding non-homologous end-joining DNA ligase; translation: MASPFIELEVGERTVKVTNPDKVYFPEIGATKRDLVEYYVSVGEGALRALRDRPTNLKRHPDGVQTEAIYQKRMPPKHPDWLQSVTVTFPSGRTAQSLRVTEVAAIAYCANLGTIDFHPWQVRASDVEHPDELRIDLDPQPGLDFDAARKAAFLTKEVLGELGMTGFVKTSGNRGAHIAVRIEPRWDFIEVRHAGIALARAVEERDPSLVTTAWWKEERGQRVFIDFNQNARDRTVVSAYSIRAQPHAPVSTPLTWDELTDADPRDFDIRTVPARFAEVGDVHAAIDDQAYSIEPLLELYAKDERGDMPYPPNYPKMPGEPMRVQPSRARNAD